In Helianthus annuus cultivar XRQ/B chromosome 3, HanXRQr2.0-SUNRISE, whole genome shotgun sequence, a single window of DNA contains:
- the LOC110931116 gene encoding GDSL esterase/lipase 5, which yields MSLFFLLLLLISLIISPVVVVSGAAAALFLFGDSIFDAGNNNYINTTTLDQANFPPYGQTYFHFPTGRFSDGRIIPDFICKHANLPFIPPYLDHHHPRRNYNIGANFASAGAGALQETFQGSVISLETQLRYHKRVEKRLRKMYGNTEADTTLSKAVYLFSIGSNDYTNPYLITNSTHFNSSYSNSLLVRIVIGNLTTAIKDLHLRGARKFGFLNLGPLGCSPGLRIILNPPNDAGGCVQSASLLATMHNKALAKSLKRLAKQLHGFKYSLYDYNHSLKQRLKHPSKYGYKQGKTACCGTGRFRGTFSCGGTRPVKEYSVCQNPNEYVFWDSYHLTERVHQQMAHQMWNQQPITGTYNLKTLFQSP from the exons ATGTCTctcttcttcctcctcctcctcctcatctCCCTAATTATATCTCCGGTGGTGGTTGTATCAGGAGCAGCAGCAGCTCTCTTCCTCTTCGGAGACTCCATCTTTGATGCCGGAAACAACAACTACATTAACACCACCACCCTCGACCAGGCTAACTTCCCTCCCTACGGCCAAACATACTTCCACTTCCCCACCGGCCGCTTTTCTGATGGCCGTATCATTCCCGATTTCATCTGTAAGCATGCCAACTTACCCTTCATTCCCCCGTATTTGGATCATCATCATCCCAGGAGGAATTACAACATCGGAGCCAACTTTGCATCCGCCGGAGCTGGAGCTCTTCAAGAAACATTTCAGGGATCG GTAATCAGTCTTGAAACTCAATTAAGGTATCACAAGAGAGTAGAGAAGCGGTTGAGAAAGATGTATGGAAACACCGAAGCCGACACCACCTTGTCAAAAGCTGTCTACTTGTTTAGCATCGGATCAAATGATTACACAAACCCTTACTTGATTACCAATTCCACCCATTTCAACTCTTCATATTCCAACTCCCTCCTCGTACGAATTGTTATTGGCAACCTGACAACCGCCATCAAGGACTTGCATCTAAGAGGAGCTAGAAAATTCGGATTTCTCAATCTGGGCCCTCTGGGTTGTTCTCCCGGGCTCAGGATAATTCTTAATCCCCCAAATGACGCTGGGGGCTGTGTACAATCAGCTTCATTGCTAGCCACAATGCATAACAAGGCACTCGCCAAGTCCTTGAAAAGATTAGCAAAGCAATTGCATGGATTCAAATATTCGTTATACGACTACAATCACAGCCTCAAGCAAAGACTAAAACATCCATCCAAATATG GTTACAAACAAGGGAAAACAGCTTGCTGTGGGACAGGCCGGTTCAGAGGAACATTCAGCTGTGGAGGGACTAGGCCTGTGAAAGAATATTCGGTGTGCCAGAATCCTAATGAGTATGTGTTTTGGGACTCATATCATCTGACTGAAAGAGTGCACCAACAAATGGCCCATCAAATGTGGAACCAACAACCCATCACAGGAACTTACAATCTCAAAACTCTCTTCCAATCACCATAG